The Tenebrio molitor chromosome 5, icTenMoli1.1, whole genome shotgun sequence genome segment AGACGTAATAaactatttaaataaaaacaccgctgacatttatttaaattagtgcaattgggcctttttggcTCTCTTAACCATCACAGAAAAGTACACAGAAGGTAAGTACTTTCGCAGAAAAATAGCAATTTTGGGTAGTAAAGTGCAAATGAcgatttctttctttttttgtacgACGGCTCGCCCGATTTCCGTGGCCACGTATTCAGGTAAGTATCCGGATTCTGTGTTGGCATCCATCTTCCCATGGGGGCTTCCCGAGCTGGTCAGTGCGTTTATAGACAATTCCGTCTTAACGTAACCAGGACTGACCACGGTCACTGAAACATTGTACGAAGCAACCTCAGCTCTGAGGCTGTCACTGAAGGCTTGCAAGGCATGCTTAGAGGCGCAGTACGCCGATCGTTCAGGTAACGCCACCAGGCCTTGAATTGAACTAACAAAAACCACATGACCTGACTTGTTTTTTATCATACTTGGCAACACAGCTGCAATcacaataattacaaaattgccCCGCCTTTAGCGATCTTTCTTACCTTTGGTCAAGGCGACCGCTCCGAAATAATTGACCAACATGATTTTTATATCTACATCTGGCTGGGTCGAAACCACG includes the following:
- the LOC138130755 gene encoding dehydrogenase/reductase SDR family protein 7-like; amino-acid sequence: MLDAKKLYQSLNLIGSLSLALTIPWIVFKVCRAICLKRNYNALLTKVVVITGASSGLGEALAHEFYKQGCQVVLCARRRQELERVRSDLLQTHPTVPTLPPIINPLDLSDINALPGHVEKILSITGKIDILINNGGVSHRGTVVSTQPDVDIKIMLVNYFGAVALTKAVLPSMIKNKSGHVVFVSSIQGLVALPERSAYCASKHALQAFSDSLRAEVASYNVSVTVVSPGYVKTELSINALTSSGSPHGKMDANTESGYLPEYVATEIGRAVVQKKKEIVICTLLPKIAIFLRKYLPSVYFSVMVKRAKKAQLH